Within Marmota flaviventris isolate mMarFla1 chromosome 13, mMarFla1.hap1, whole genome shotgun sequence, the genomic segment GGGCAGGTACCGCAGCTGGCTTGCTCATAACAGCTCCTAAAGCTGTGTCTCCTACACAGTAGATGTTGAATGGACATTGGCAGGATACACGGATGCAGCTGTATGTGGCTCAGCCCACTGGAGGGCAAGTACAGGAcaacctccccttccccttccgtTCCTAACATCCAAGTAGCCAATTGTTCTTCACAGGGCACCAGACACCACggcaggggcaggggacagaGCCATGAACAGGACATTGGTCTTAACTTCACACATTTGGGGTTTGGTGGGGAGATTAAATACAGTTCATAAGGGGAAGCATGCAGAGGGAAGCCTGAGCCTCATTCCTGCCTGCAGTTCCAGGAGGATGGATTCCTGGTGCTGGAAGGATTCTTGTCTGTGGACGAGTGTGAGGCTATGAAACAAAGGATTGGTGAGATCGTGGCCGAGATGGATGTCCCTCCCCACTGCCGCATAGAATTTTCCACCCAACACGAGAAACAGCTTGGAGCCCAGGTGGGTGCATGGGGTAGGTGGGGATGGAATCTGGTCTTCGATGGGGGATCAGTCCCCAGCCAAAGGAGCATCCTGGAAGGGAGGACCTAAGGCCATGGCTCctccttttaaaacaatttttatataatatgtatttttagttgttgatggacctttattttattcatttatttttatgtggtgctgagaattgaacctagtgcctcacacttgctacgcaagtgctccaccactgagccacaaccccagactccATGGCTCCTTCTGATAACAGATCAGGTGCAGGCTCCCACATGCCAGGCTCCACTCCTTACTCCTGTCACTATGAATTTACAAGgtggatatggttattgtttccactggaagggagggaaagtgagGCTTCCATCATTTGTCCAAACCATAGTTAATAACTggtagagccaggatttgaagTCAGCTGTCTGATACCAACTGGTGCTGTGCACTGCTCTATTGTACTTCCTCAGATTCTCCTGCCACAAAGGGCCTCCTTGTGGCCAGCATCCCAGAGAGAGCCCTGAGATTTTAAAGGGCTGCCTGTGTGTCTTATCCCTGCACCCAAACTCAGAACATGCTGTTTCCCAAGACTCAGCACAGTCTGAGACGGACAAGTGGTTCTCCCATCCAGTTATCTCAACCCTACACAGTTTGACAGTCGGAGCCTTCCTGCAGGGCAGCTGAGCTCTGGTCCAGGCCACTCACACTCATACCAAGGAGCTCCTGCCATCTAGTGGCAACAGAGAAAACTACAGCAGCTAgaagccttgcatcccaggaaagCAAAGCCGCCAGAGACCTGCCATTCAAGGGTCCTGAGGAGAAAGAGGGCTGAAACTGGTACCCCAAATCTGCCTTGTGAGAATGCTCCAGAGGCCAGTAGATTATTgtggcaggaggaatgcaagaaGAAAGGGCCCAGATGATCCTTAACTTACAATGGTTCGACTTAGGATTTTAGATGTACATTCATTCAGTAGGAACAAtactttgagtttttaattttgatcttttctagGACTGATACCACGCAATATCATACTCTCTCCTGATGCTGGGTGGTTGCAGGGAGTCACAGCTCCCAGTCTGCCACCTGATCATGGGAAGCAAAGATACTGTGTTCACCATCTGTCTCCCATGCCAGACAaccattctgtttttcactttcagcATAGTACTTGATAAATTAACAAGATGTTGAACACTTACACTTGTAAAATAGGTTTTGGACTGGATGGGTCTGCCCCACTGTGAACTAATGTATGTGTCCCATGAGGGGACTGGAGAAAGCTAGGATGTTCTGTGGGCTAGGTGTATTAAGTGCACTTCTAATGTTTTCAATTTATAGTGAGTGTATCTGGATGTAGCATCATTGTAATAAGTTAAGTGGAATCTAATAAGAGGTTTCTGAAAAATCCGATGCTTGTAGCTTTGAATTCTGCTTACAGGCACATGGGGCTCCTAGCcgctctctgtgcctcagtggaCATGTCCAAGATGTCACTGGGGATCTGTAGCCCATGGGCATGGGAAGCCCCTGCTCTGACCCTGggatgctctctctttctctcccatgtCCCTTTCCACAGGACAGCATAGACTATTTCTTGAGCAGTGGTGACAAGATTCGATTCTTCTTTGAGAAAGGTGTTTTGGACAATAAAGGTTTGGAGCTGGGTCCCCAGAGATGTGGGAGCTCCCTGGGAGGTTGCTGGATCCAGGTGTCTGCCCTGCAGGGCTGGGAGGGCAGGGCACTTAGGCCAGCTGCCTGAGGGAGGCTGCACTGCAGTTCTTTTGCTTTTACCTGTTCTCTGTGCCACAGGAAATATCTTGGTGCCTCCAGAGAAATCAGTCAACAAAATTGGTCATGGTGAGCAGAAACCTGGGAGTGCAGGACATAGATGGGAAATGGCCTGAAGAGCTGAGAAGCCGAAGTGAAATCCATACTGAGTTAAGGGTTGGGCAAGTCGCCTTTCTGGCTGCAGGCTCCCCTTGGGTCGTGGTCTTTGACGTTGTGTAATGCTAATCACATGGCACTTCTACCACCACACTGGGAAGAGGGGTCCACTTGAGACCCCAACAGAGGGTATGTGCAGTCTTCTCCACAACCTTCTGTCCCAGGCATGGGGGATTCCTGGGACCTGTTGATTCCTGGAGCCTTCTTGAGGGGCAGCTGATATATTGAAATTACTCCTACTCTGAGACCCCAGAACCAAGGGtagaaattttcacttttttccctcAGGATCACGTTGTAATTATTTTTGTGGACTCCTTGTTTTTAAACCTGAAGTTATAGCATGGTGGCTTTGTAAACAAGTTGTGATAAAATTCATGTGACATAAAATTTGTCAccataactatttaaaatatattttagttgtaggtagacatgatacctttgttttatttttttattttttagtggtactgaggattgaacctatgcctcacatatgctaggagagggctctaccactaagccacaaatCCAGCCTCCAATCACCATaactattttaaagtatttcattcagtggcattaagtgcaTTCAAAACTTACTTTTTTGTAATAACAGCAgttgggcacaatggcacatacctgtaatcctagcggcttgaGAAACTAAGagaggagaatcacgagttcaaagccagcttcagctaaagtgaggtgctaagcaactcagtgaggccatgtctctaaataaaatacaaaatagggctgggggtgtggtccAGTGGgcgagtgcctgagttcaatccctggtacccccccacccAAATAGCAAATAATccctggcacacacctgtaatccctgtgacttgggaggctgaggcaggaggattgcaagttgaggcCAAtatgagcaattcagtgagaccttatttcagaaataaaaagggctgggcatgtagctcagtggtagagcacccccaagttcaatccttagtactgcagataaaacaacaaaaaccacaaagACCGCTGATGACTGTGCCTGCTGCCCATGTTCATTAGCTCCCCTAGAAGCCCTGGGAGGTGGGCAGCTCTTCTCCTCCTCACTTTACAGTGGAGGAGACCAAGACTTACAGAGGGAAATAGTAGTCACCTGAGATCACATAGAGGAAGTGGAAGTATTGAAGCTGCTGCCAACTAAGAGTCCCCTTGGAATCCTTCGTCCTCCCTGAGGAGTGGGagttagggctggagtgaggtTCCCAGATAGCCAGATGGTCCAAGATAAGGTCATGGTGGGATGGGGCTGGGTGGGATGAAGGGGTCTTTGGGGCCCATTACTTGGTTATAAAAAGCATAAAGTTTAAAGCACCTAAAATAGTTGAAAGTGTCAAAGTGAAGCCTGAGTCCAGTTCTCAGGGTGGGAGGGACACATGGGGGCTGAGACTGGCCCATCAGCAGGCCTCTGTCTCACAGCTCTGCACGCCCATGACCCTGTCTTCAGGAGTGTCACACATTCCCCCAAGGTGCAGGTGAGCAGAGGTGGGGACGGGCAAGTGGGGACAGATAGGGGTGTATGTGGGCAGGCTGCACTGTGACTCTGCCCCCTTCCAGGCCTTGGCCAGAAGTCTGGGCCTCCAGATGCCTGTGGTGGTGCAGAGCATGTACATCTTTAAGGTGAGCAATGTGTCCTTCCCAGGCCTCAGTTTACTTGACCCTTTGTAAAACTGGCAGGCTGCTCATAGGAAGCCCCTCCCCATAGTGGGCCAAAGCTGCTGGGTTATCAGTGTTGAGTTGGCCAGAGCACATGTGAAGTGGGTACCTGGTACTGAGTTTGTGCTCTATTAGAATTAGGTGGTATGAAGAAAAGGGATCCCCAAGAGTCCCTCCTGCCCTCTTTGACTACTGAGATGCTCTGCTCTCAGCTCCCAAGTACAGTGCCACCTCCTCTAAAAAGCCTTCTAGCTCCCTGAGGAAAAGAGGGACCCAGCTCTGACTTGGGGGCTAACCTCTGAGCCAACCCCTGGCCAAATGCTGCCCTTTCCTGGTTCTGCTTCATGACCTCGTTGTTAGGCTAGTGCTCGCTGTCTCCCAGGCAGACTGTGCACCCCCTGCTGGGCAGGTGGCTTTCCTTCTGCT encodes:
- the LOC114082691 gene encoding phytanoyl-CoA dioxygenase domain-containing protein 1 isoform X2 codes for the protein MACLSPLQLQKFQEDGFLVLEGFLSVDECEAMKQRIGEIVAEMDVPPHCRIEFSTQHEKQLGAQDSIDYFLSSGDKIRFFFEKGVLDNKGNILVPPEKSVNKIGHALHAHDPVFRSVTHSPKVQALARSLGLQMPVVVQSMYIFKQPHFGGEVSPHQDTWFLYTEPLGRMLGLWMALEDATLENGCLWFIPGSHTRALVLIHGEVVHKSEQNLSDHSRQAYTFHLMEATGTVWSPENWLQPTAELPFPALYT